The following proteins are encoded in a genomic region of Protaetiibacter sp. SSC-01:
- a CDS encoding LacI family DNA-binding transcriptional regulator, whose translation MHDVAALAGVSHITVSRVLNDYPSIRPETRERVLAAIAELGYRRNLAARALVTSRTSAIGVLSPEVAQHGPASSVLAVESAAREHGYHPLVTAAAVEHDATVAALEFLVDQAVEALVVIAPHETVLAAIRDLDIRVPLVTLQAPDRPGGIGVDQAAGARLATEHLVGIGHRRIQHLAGPEGYLEASARRAGFLAAMADAGLEPGGELAGDWSAASGFAAASALDPATTAVVAANDQMAIGLMAALADAGRPAPEHVSVVGFDDVPEAPFVRPALTTVHQDFALIGRRAVEALLAQLAPASDDAAPTSASAVIPPRLVVRASTARPRGG comes from the coding sequence ATGCACGACGTGGCGGCGCTCGCGGGCGTGAGCCACATCACGGTGTCGCGCGTGCTCAACGACTACCCGTCGATCCGGCCCGAGACGCGCGAGCGGGTGCTCGCGGCGATCGCCGAGCTCGGCTACCGCCGCAACCTCGCCGCGCGCGCCCTCGTCACGAGCCGCACGAGCGCGATCGGCGTGCTCTCGCCCGAGGTCGCCCAGCACGGACCCGCGTCGAGCGTCCTCGCGGTCGAGTCCGCCGCCCGCGAGCACGGCTACCACCCGCTCGTCACGGCTGCGGCCGTCGAGCACGATGCGACCGTCGCCGCCCTCGAGTTCCTCGTCGACCAGGCCGTCGAGGCGCTCGTCGTGATCGCCCCCCACGAGACGGTGCTCGCCGCCATCCGCGACCTCGACATCCGCGTGCCCCTCGTGACGCTGCAGGCCCCCGACCGGCCGGGCGGCATCGGCGTCGACCAGGCGGCGGGCGCACGGCTCGCGACCGAGCACCTCGTGGGGATCGGGCACCGCCGCATCCAGCACCTCGCGGGGCCCGAGGGCTACCTCGAGGCGAGCGCGCGGCGGGCCGGGTTCCTCGCGGCGATGGCGGATGCCGGCCTCGAGCCGGGCGGGGAGCTCGCGGGCGACTGGAGCGCGGCATCCGGGTTCGCGGCGGCATCCGCGCTCGACCCAGCGACGACCGCCGTCGTCGCCGCCAACGACCAGATGGCGATCGGGCTCATGGCGGCGCTCGCCGACGCCGGTCGCCCCGCGCCCGAGCACGTCTCGGTCGTCGGCTTCGACGACGTGCCCGAGGCGCCCTTCGTGCGCCCCGCGCTCACGACCGTGCACCAGGACTTCGCCCTCATCGGCCGCCGCGCCGTCGAGGCGCTCCTCGCGCAACTCGCCCCCGCATCCGACGACGCCGCGCCCACGTCGGCATCCGCGGTGATCCCGCCGCGGCTCGTCGTGCGCGCCTCGACGGCGCGCCCGCGGGGAGGCTGA
- a CDS encoding xylulokinase, which translates to MTARYLGIELGSTRIKACLVGEGGETIATGSHAWENRLEDGLWTYSLDEVHAGLRAAYADLVANLGEAPATFDAIGVSAMMHGYLAFDAAGELLVPFRTWRNTNTGPAAAELSDALGANIPLRWSIAHLHQAVLDREPHVSRIASITTLAGYVHRLLTGRDVLGVGDASGMFPIDPATGDYDARLLGIAQERLAAAGAPFRAAELLPEVLPAGADAGELTVEGAALLDASGALQPGIPVAPPEGDAGTGMVATNAVRPRTANVSAGTSIFAMVVLEGALAEPSPDIDVVTTPDGSPVAMVHCNNGSSELGAWAGVLQEFAAAIGATASSDEIFAALLGGALDAKGEGVYAYNLLSGEPIVGTQEGRPLVVRTPGSRLSLAALGRAQLFSVFAALTIGMRELSAQDVALDTVVAHGGLFRTGGVAQRALAAALDAPVAVGETASEGGAWGIALLAAYRHAVAGGETRSLPDWLDGAVFADAAVTTVAPDASEVADYAAYLDAWQAGLAIEHAAIASLTEGDRA; encoded by the coding sequence ATGACCGCGAGGTATCTCGGGATCGAGCTCGGCTCGACGCGTATCAAGGCCTGCCTCGTGGGCGAGGGCGGCGAGACGATCGCCACCGGCTCCCACGCGTGGGAGAACCGCCTCGAGGACGGGCTCTGGACCTACTCGCTCGACGAGGTGCACGCGGGCCTGCGCGCCGCCTACGCCGACCTCGTCGCGAACCTCGGCGAGGCTCCCGCGACCTTCGACGCGATCGGCGTCTCGGCGATGATGCACGGCTACCTCGCGTTCGACGCGGCAGGCGAGCTGCTCGTGCCGTTCCGCACGTGGCGCAACACCAACACGGGCCCCGCGGCCGCCGAGCTGTCGGACGCGCTCGGGGCCAACATCCCGCTGCGCTGGTCGATCGCCCACCTGCACCAGGCGGTGCTCGACCGCGAGCCGCACGTATCGCGCATCGCGAGCATCACGACGCTCGCCGGCTACGTGCACCGCCTGCTCACCGGCCGGGACGTGCTCGGCGTCGGCGACGCATCCGGCATGTTCCCCATCGACCCCGCAACCGGCGACTACGACGCCCGCCTGCTCGGCATCGCGCAGGAGCGCCTTGCCGCGGCCGGCGCGCCGTTCCGGGCCGCCGAGCTGCTGCCCGAGGTGCTCCCCGCGGGAGCGGATGCCGGCGAGCTCACCGTCGAAGGCGCGGCCCTGCTCGACGCGAGCGGCGCGCTGCAGCCCGGAATCCCCGTCGCACCGCCCGAGGGTGACGCCGGCACGGGCATGGTCGCCACGAACGCCGTGCGCCCGCGCACCGCCAACGTCTCCGCCGGCACGAGCATCTTCGCGATGGTCGTGCTCGAGGGCGCGCTCGCCGAGCCGAGCCCCGACATCGACGTCGTCACGACCCCCGACGGCAGCCCCGTCGCGATGGTGCACTGCAACAACGGCTCGAGCGAGCTCGGCGCGTGGGCCGGCGTGCTGCAGGAGTTCGCCGCCGCGATCGGCGCCACCGCGAGCTCCGACGAGATCTTCGCCGCCCTGCTCGGCGGCGCGCTCGACGCGAAGGGCGAGGGCGTCTACGCGTACAACCTGCTCTCGGGCGAGCCCATCGTCGGCACGCAGGAGGGCCGCCCGCTCGTCGTGCGCACGCCCGGCTCGCGCCTGAGCCTCGCCGCGCTCGGCCGCGCCCAACTGTTCTCGGTGTTCGCCGCGCTCACGATCGGGATGCGCGAGCTCTCCGCGCAGGACGTCGCACTCGACACCGTGGTCGCCCACGGCGGGCTCTTCCGCACGGGCGGTGTGGCGCAGCGCGCGCTCGCCGCCGCGCTCGACGCGCCCGTCGCCGTCGGCGAGACCGCGAGCGAGGGCGGCGCGTGGGGCATCGCCCTGCTCGCCGCGTACCGCCACGCCGTCGCGGGCGGCGAGACCCGCTCGCTGCCCGACTGGCTCGACGGGGCCGTGTTCGCGGATGCCGCGGTCACGACGGTCGCGCCCGACGCATCCGAGGTCGCCGACTACGCCGCCTACCTCGACGCCTGGCAGGCGGGGCTCGCGATCGAGCACGCCGCCATCGCATCCCTCACCGAAGGAGACCGGGCATGA
- a CDS encoding ABC transporter substrate-binding protein — protein MKKILASVALVGAAALAMTGCATDAGNGGNGGGGDGDLITVGFAQTGSESGWRSANTESLKEALSEENGFKLVFNAADNKQEAQIAAVRSFINQGVDAIVIAPITVDGWDDVLTEAKDAGIPVILEDRTVSASEDLYASWVGLDFEKEGELAGQWAVENADGSNLVILEGTTGSSAALDRATGFAKATEGSSIKVLDSQTGDFTRDGGKKVMEGFLQKYGSEINLLFAHNDDMGLGALDAIEAAGLVPGVDIKIITIDAVHDGMQALADGKFNYIVECNPLLGEKVAELVKKVVAGESVEKREIVEDQTFTQEQAKEVLPTRPY, from the coding sequence ATGAAGAAGATCCTGGCGAGCGTGGCCCTCGTGGGAGCAGCGGCTCTCGCGATGACGGGCTGCGCCACCGACGCCGGCAACGGCGGCAACGGAGGCGGCGGAGACGGCGACCTCATCACGGTCGGCTTCGCCCAGACCGGCTCCGAGTCGGGCTGGCGCTCGGCCAACACCGAGTCGCTCAAGGAGGCGCTGTCGGAGGAGAACGGCTTCAAGCTCGTCTTCAACGCGGCCGACAACAAGCAGGAGGCCCAGATCGCGGCCGTCCGCAGCTTCATCAACCAGGGCGTCGACGCGATCGTCATCGCGCCCATCACGGTCGACGGCTGGGACGACGTGCTCACCGAGGCGAAGGACGCCGGCATCCCGGTGATCCTCGAGGACCGCACCGTCTCGGCGAGCGAGGACCTCTACGCCAGCTGGGTGGGTCTCGACTTCGAGAAGGAGGGCGAGCTCGCCGGTCAGTGGGCTGTCGAGAACGCCGACGGCTCCAACCTGGTGATCCTCGAGGGCACGACGGGATCCTCCGCCGCGCTCGACCGCGCCACGGGCTTCGCGAAGGCGACCGAGGGTTCGAGCATCAAGGTGCTCGACTCGCAGACCGGAGACTTCACGCGCGACGGCGGCAAGAAGGTCATGGAGGGCTTCCTGCAGAAGTACGGCAGCGAGATCAACCTGCTCTTCGCGCACAACGACGACATGGGCCTCGGCGCCCTCGACGCGATCGAGGCCGCGGGTCTCGTGCCCGGCGTGGACATCAAGATCATCACGATCGACGCGGTGCACGACGGCATGCAGGCGCTCGCCGACGGCAAGTTCAACTACATCGTCGAGTGCAACCCGTTGCTGGGCGAGAAGGTCGCCGAGCTCGTGAAGAAGGTCGTCGCGGGCGAGTCCGTCGAGAAGCGCGAGATCGTCGAGGACCAGACCTTCACGCAGGAGCAGGCGAAGGAGGTCCTGCCCACGCGTCCCTACTGA
- a CDS encoding ABC transporter permease, with protein sequence MKKILTHRLVLPIAALVALIVINTVARPSFISVTVRNEQLYGPLIDILRNSAPLMLVSLGMMIVIATRGIDLSVGAIMAVSGAVALTIIDDSATPNELGTVLVAIAIAVVIGLLLGVWNGFLVAVVGVQPIIATLVLMLAGRGVALLVTGGFITTINSAPYKFMAQGYVIGLPFAFFVSVAAVTLVALIERRTALGVLTEAVGINPEASRLAGVRSRGIVWGAYAASGLLAGFAGILYSSNTMAADSNAAGLYIELYAILAVVLGGTSLMGGKFTVAGTVIGVFTIETLRSTILFLGVPSAVAPLFLAVAVVVVVLIQSPRVRGIVTRTAQGMRGSKTEVAR encoded by the coding sequence ATGAAGAAGATCCTGACCCACCGGCTCGTGCTGCCGATCGCGGCGCTCGTGGCCCTCATCGTCATCAACACGGTCGCGCGACCGAGCTTCATCAGCGTGACGGTGCGCAACGAGCAGCTGTACGGGCCGCTCATCGACATCCTGCGCAACAGCGCCCCGCTCATGCTCGTGTCGCTCGGCATGATGATCGTCATCGCGACGCGCGGCATCGACCTCTCGGTCGGCGCGATCATGGCGGTGTCGGGAGCGGTCGCGCTCACGATCATCGACGACTCGGCGACGCCGAACGAGCTCGGCACGGTGCTCGTCGCGATCGCGATCGCCGTCGTCATCGGCCTGCTGCTCGGCGTGTGGAACGGGTTCCTCGTCGCGGTCGTCGGGGTGCAGCCCATCATCGCGACGCTCGTGCTCATGCTCGCGGGGCGCGGCGTCGCCCTGCTCGTGACGGGCGGCTTCATCACGACCATCAACTCGGCTCCCTACAAGTTCATGGCGCAGGGCTACGTCATCGGCCTGCCGTTCGCGTTCTTCGTCTCGGTCGCCGCCGTGACCCTCGTCGCGCTCATCGAGCGTCGCACCGCCCTCGGGGTGCTCACCGAGGCCGTCGGCATCAACCCGGAGGCGAGCCGCCTCGCGGGCGTGCGCTCGCGCGGCATCGTGTGGGGCGCCTACGCGGCGAGCGGTCTGCTCGCGGGCTTCGCCGGCATCCTGTACAGCTCCAACACGATGGCGGCCGACTCGAACGCCGCGGGCCTCTACATCGAGCTCTACGCGATCCTCGCGGTCGTGCTCGGCGGCACCTCGCTCATGGGCGGCAAGTTCACGGTCGCGGGCACCGTCATCGGCGTCTTCACGATCGAGACGCTGCGCTCGACGATCCTCTTCCTCGGGGTGCCGTCTGCGGTCGCGCCGCTGTTCCTCGCCGTCGCGGTCGTGGTCGTCGTGCTCATCCAGTCGCCGCGCGTGCGCGGCATCGTCACCCGAACGGCGCAGGGAATGCGCGGCAGCAAGACGGAGGTCGCCCGATGA
- a CDS encoding LacI family DNA-binding transcriptional regulator encodes MSQDDKGARAANIFDVARLAGVSHQTVSRVLNDLPNVRPATRARVEQAIAQLRYSPSPAARALVTRRTRTIGLVSPGVSDYGPSSIAMHFNFAARAARYNVETVSSLDDDPSAVRQVVESLLRQRVDAIVLIVVDIAVLEVVRGLDLSIPVVAVAASPRPNPLIVSIDQYRGARSAVRHLAELGHTRILHLAGPPSNPDAIERERGWRDELVARRLDVIAPPHGDWSAESGHRLGPELGVEAGDAVFVSNDHMAIGLMSSLRERGLRVPEDVSVVGFDDVPEAGYLYPPLTTVRQDFATLGELVMQKVLLAVEDPDTVTEDTPLPTKLVVRKSTREA; translated from the coding sequence GTGAGCCAGGACGACAAGGGCGCGCGCGCCGCCAACATCTTCGACGTCGCACGCCTCGCGGGGGTGTCGCACCAGACGGTCTCGCGCGTGCTCAACGACCTGCCGAACGTGCGCCCCGCGACGCGCGCCCGCGTGGAGCAGGCGATCGCCCAGCTGCGCTACAGCCCCTCCCCCGCGGCCCGCGCGCTCGTCACGCGCCGCACGCGAACGATCGGTCTCGTGTCGCCGGGGGTCTCCGACTACGGCCCCAGCTCGATCGCGATGCACTTCAACTTCGCGGCCCGCGCCGCCCGTTACAACGTCGAGACGGTGAGCTCGCTCGACGACGACCCGAGCGCCGTGCGGCAGGTCGTCGAGTCGCTCCTGCGGCAGCGCGTCGACGCGATCGTGCTCATCGTCGTCGACATCGCCGTGCTCGAGGTCGTGCGCGGCCTCGACCTGTCGATCCCCGTCGTGGCGGTCGCCGCATCCCCGCGCCCGAACCCCCTCATCGTCTCGATCGACCAGTACCGCGGCGCCCGCAGCGCCGTGCGCCACCTGGCCGAGCTCGGGCACACGCGCATCCTGCACCTCGCAGGGCCGCCGAGCAATCCGGATGCCATCGAGCGCGAGCGGGGATGGCGCGACGAGCTCGTCGCCCGCCGTCTCGACGTGATCGCGCCGCCGCACGGCGACTGGTCGGCCGAGAGCGGGCACCGGCTCGGACCGGAGCTCGGCGTCGAGGCGGGCGACGCCGTGTTCGTGAGCAACGACCACATGGCGATCGGCCTCATGTCGTCGCTGCGCGAGCGCGGCCTCCGGGTGCCCGAGGATGTGAGCGTCGTCGGTTTCGACGACGTGCCCGAGGCGGGCTACCTCTACCCGCCGCTCACGACTGTGCGGCAGGACTTCGCGACCCTCGGCGAGCTCGTCATGCAGAAGGTGCTGCTCGCCGTCGAGGACCCCGACACGGTCACCGAGGACACCCCGCTGCCGACGAAGCTCGTCGTGCGGAAGTCGACGCGCGAGGCCTGA
- a CDS encoding sugar ABC transporter ATP-binding protein, producing MVDSTPPVVEVRGATVRFPAELALDRVDFRMFPGEVHSLMGENGAGKSTLIKALTGALPLDAGTIHLEGRHVRFSTPHDALEAGISTVYQEIDLLPNLTVAENIWLGREPRRLGVIDWKRMRADARAVLEDLGLDIDPASLLGTHSLAVQQLVAIARAIRAEVKVLVLDEPTSSLDLDEVAELFRVIRELKQRGVAILFVSHFLDQVYEICDRVTVLRGGRLVGEYLTRELLRIDLVQKMLGRGSGELVTRQRSDPPTGELTAPYLSARGVDAAGITGVDVDLVEGEVLGVAGLLGSGRTELARALTGVDGISSGVIRVAGTGEHPHGPRQAISLGVVYSSENRRSDGIISELSVRENITLALQAQQGVLRRLPASRERELAASWIDALDIRPADPERPAGTLSGGNQQKVLLARLLALAPRVLVLDEPTRGIDVGAKVEIQNLVTELADNGLSVMFISAELEEVLRVSDRVLVMRGGELVSSHAADSLTVDSLLALVARPDDEG from the coding sequence ATGGTCGATTCGACCCCGCCCGTCGTCGAGGTGCGGGGAGCCACGGTGCGCTTCCCCGCGGAGCTCGCGCTCGACCGCGTCGACTTCCGGATGTTCCCGGGCGAGGTGCACTCGCTCATGGGCGAGAACGGCGCGGGCAAGTCGACGCTCATCAAGGCGCTCACGGGTGCGCTGCCGCTCGACGCCGGCACGATCCACCTCGAGGGGCGCCACGTGCGGTTCTCGACCCCGCACGACGCGCTCGAGGCGGGCATCTCGACCGTGTACCAGGAGATCGACCTGCTGCCGAACCTCACGGTCGCCGAGAACATCTGGCTGGGGCGCGAGCCGCGGCGCCTCGGCGTCATCGACTGGAAGCGGATGCGCGCCGACGCCCGCGCGGTGCTCGAGGACCTGGGGCTCGACATCGACCCCGCCTCGCTGCTCGGCACCCACTCGCTGGCGGTGCAGCAGCTCGTCGCGATCGCGCGCGCCATCCGCGCCGAGGTCAAGGTGCTCGTGCTGGACGAGCCCACCTCGAGCCTCGACCTCGACGAGGTCGCCGAGCTGTTCCGCGTCATCCGCGAACTCAAGCAGCGCGGGGTCGCCATCCTCTTCGTGTCGCACTTCCTCGACCAGGTGTACGAGATCTGCGACCGCGTGACGGTGCTGCGCGGCGGACGCCTCGTGGGCGAGTACCTCACCCGCGAGCTGCTGCGCATCGACCTCGTGCAGAAGATGCTCGGCCGCGGCTCGGGCGAGCTCGTGACACGTCAGCGCAGCGATCCGCCGACAGGCGAGCTCACCGCGCCCTACCTGAGCGCGCGCGGCGTCGACGCCGCGGGCATCACGGGTGTCGACGTCGACCTCGTCGAGGGCGAGGTGCTCGGCGTCGCGGGTCTGCTCGGCTCGGGACGCACCGAGCTCGCGCGCGCCCTCACGGGGGTCGACGGCATCAGCTCGGGCGTCATCCGCGTCGCCGGCACGGGCGAGCACCCGCACGGGCCGCGTCAGGCGATCTCGCTCGGCGTCGTGTACTCCTCCGAGAACCGCCGCAGCGACGGCATCATCAGCGAGCTCTCGGTGCGCGAGAACATCACGCTCGCGCTCCAGGCGCAGCAGGGCGTGCTGCGGCGCCTCCCCGCGTCGCGGGAGCGCGAGCTCGCGGCCAGCTGGATCGACGCCCTCGACATCCGTCCCGCCGACCCGGAGCGCCCCGCCGGCACGCTCTCGGGCGGCAACCAGCAGAAGGTGCTGCTCGCTCGGCTGCTCGCGCTCGCCCCGCGCGTGCTCGTGCTCGACGAGCCGACGCGCGGCATCGACGTCGGCGCGAAGGTCGAGATCCAGAACCTCGTCACGGAGCTCGCCGACAACGGCCTCTCGGTCATGTTCATCTCGGCCGAGCTCGAGGAGGTGCTGCGGGTCTCCGACCGCGTGCTCGTCATGCGCGGGGGCGAGCTCGTGTCGAGCCACGCCGCCGACAGCCTCACCGTCGACTCGCTCCTCGCCCTCGTCGCGCGACCGGACGACGAGGGGTGA
- a CDS encoding sugar ABC transporter ATP-binding protein: protein MPTPTDARPAEAPPIVELRGITIEFPGVKALDRVDLTLRGGEVHTLMGENGAGKSTLIKALTGVYAIDGGTITVAGEPREFRGTADAQAAGISTVYQEVNLCTNLSVGENVMLGHEVRGPLGIDWKATHREATRHLGNLGLRLDTRSMLATHSIAVQQLVAISRAMVTDSRVLVLDEPTSSLDRGEVEQLFGVIRGLKERGVAILFVTHFLDQVYEISDRITVLRNGALVGEYPVMELPRHELISKMIGRELDELDAISRSADRAIDRAGDPVIDAEGLGRKGVLDPADISVYDGEVVGIAGLLGSGRTELVRLLTGADRADAGRIRVRGRATRITSPRHAIDHRIAFSSEDRRAEGIIGDLTVAENIVLGIQAKRGALRKLRRSEQDAVVAEYMQALGVRPANPHALIRNLSGGNQQKVLLARWLATAPQLIVLDEPTRGIDVGAKADIQRKVAELSEQGLAVVFISSELEEVIRIAQRIVVMRDRRKIGELTSHDIGVDDLVAFIADEAAQPERPLQPESPETVA, encoded by the coding sequence ATGCCCACCCCCACCGACGCCCGGCCCGCCGAGGCCCCGCCGATCGTCGAGCTGCGCGGCATCACGATCGAGTTCCCCGGCGTGAAGGCCCTCGACCGGGTCGACCTCACTCTCCGCGGCGGCGAGGTGCACACCCTCATGGGCGAGAACGGCGCCGGCAAGTCGACGCTCATCAAGGCGCTGACGGGCGTCTACGCGATCGACGGCGGCACCATCACGGTCGCGGGCGAGCCGCGCGAGTTCCGCGGCACCGCCGACGCTCAGGCCGCCGGCATCTCGACCGTGTACCAGGAGGTCAACCTCTGCACGAACCTCTCGGTCGGCGAGAACGTCATGCTGGGCCACGAGGTGCGCGGCCCCCTCGGCATCGACTGGAAGGCCACGCACCGCGAGGCCACCCGCCACCTCGGCAACCTCGGCCTGCGACTCGACACGCGCTCGATGCTCGCGACGCACTCGATCGCCGTGCAGCAGCTCGTCGCGATCAGCCGGGCGATGGTCACCGACTCGCGCGTGCTCGTGCTCGACGAGCCCACCTCGAGCCTCGACCGCGGCGAGGTCGAGCAGCTCTTCGGCGTCATCCGGGGCCTCAAGGAGCGCGGTGTCGCGATCCTCTTCGTCACCCACTTCCTCGACCAGGTGTACGAGATCTCCGACCGCATCACGGTGCTGCGCAACGGCGCGCTCGTGGGCGAGTACCCGGTCATGGAGCTCCCCCGCCACGAGCTCATCTCGAAGATGATCGGCCGCGAGCTCGACGAGCTCGACGCGATCTCCCGCAGCGCCGACCGCGCGATCGACCGCGCGGGCGACCCCGTCATCGACGCGGAGGGTCTCGGCCGCAAGGGCGTGCTCGACCCCGCCGACATCTCCGTCTACGACGGCGAGGTCGTCGGCATCGCGGGCCTCCTCGGCTCGGGCCGCACCGAGCTCGTGCGTCTGCTGACGGGAGCCGACCGAGCGGATGCGGGCCGCATCCGGGTGCGCGGGCGAGCGACGCGCATCACCTCGCCCCGCCACGCGATCGACCACCGCATCGCGTTCTCCTCCGAGGACCGCCGGGCCGAGGGCATCATCGGCGACCTCACGGTCGCGGAGAACATCGTGCTCGGCATCCAGGCGAAGCGCGGCGCGCTGCGGAAGCTGCGCAGGAGCGAGCAGGATGCGGTGGTCGCCGAGTACATGCAGGCGCTCGGCGTGCGCCCTGCGAACCCGCACGCCCTCATCCGCAACCTGTCGGGCGGCAACCAGCAGAAGGTGCTGCTCGCCCGCTGGCTCGCCACGGCCCCGCAGCTCATCGTGCTCGACGAGCCGACGCGCGGCATCGACGTGGGCGCGAAGGCCGACATCCAGCGCAAGGTCGCCGAGCTCAGCGAGCAGGGTCTCGCCGTCGTGTTCATCTCCTCGGAGCTCGAGGAGGTCATCCGCATCGCCCAGCGCATCGTCGTGATGCGCGACCGTCGTAAGATCGGCGAACTGACCTCGCACGACATCGGAGTCGACGACCTGGTCGCCTTCATCGCCGACGAGGCAGCGCAGCCCGAGCGCCCCCTGCAGCCCGAGAGCCCGGAGACCGTGGCATGA
- a CDS encoding ABC transporter permease subunit (membrane component of a putative sugar ABC transporter system) translates to MTSTLAPAEKTDALGMLRRFLSRRASWVPVFAALALLIIIFIAAQAYFGNFLTPRVISALLLDNAYLFILAVGMTFVILTGGIDLSVGAVMAFTGMFGASLLRDGVPSGVVVPTMLLLGATFGLVIGILVQYFDVQPFIASLAAMFAARGLAFMVSLDSIRVETPEILWLQSTRLQGAPGSFYITPTGIIALLVVLVAALVLAFTRFGRTIYAVGGNEQSARLMGLPVVRTKLLAYVVSGVCAGLAGVVFTAYTGASYPLNGMGTELDTIAAVVIGGTLLTGGSGFVVGSMIGVLVYGTIKTAISFMGADQSWTRISVGLLLLLFVVVQRVIVARSDRR, encoded by the coding sequence ATGACAAGCACCCTCGCCCCCGCCGAGAAGACGGATGCGCTCGGCATGCTCCGGCGCTTCCTCAGCCGCCGCGCGTCCTGGGTGCCGGTGTTCGCGGCGCTCGCGCTGCTCATCATCATCTTCATCGCGGCGCAGGCCTACTTCGGCAACTTCCTCACGCCGCGCGTCATCTCGGCGCTCCTGCTCGACAACGCGTACCTCTTCATCCTCGCCGTCGGCATGACGTTCGTGATCCTCACCGGCGGCATCGACCTCTCGGTCGGCGCGGTCATGGCGTTCACGGGGATGTTCGGGGCGAGCCTCCTGCGCGACGGCGTGCCCTCGGGGGTCGTCGTGCCGACCATGCTGCTGCTCGGCGCGACCTTCGGGCTCGTGATCGGCATCCTCGTGCAGTACTTCGACGTGCAGCCCTTCATCGCCTCGCTCGCGGCGATGTTCGCGGCGCGCGGCCTCGCCTTCATGGTGAGCCTCGACTCGATCCGCGTCGAGACGCCCGAGATCCTGTGGCTGCAGTCGACGCGCCTGCAGGGCGCCCCCGGCAGCTTCTACATCACGCCGACGGGCATCATCGCGCTGCTCGTCGTGCTCGTCGCGGCGCTCGTGCTCGCCTTCACGCGCTTCGGCCGCACGATCTACGCGGTCGGCGGCAACGAGCAGTCGGCGCGCCTCATGGGCCTCCCCGTCGTGCGCACGAAGCTGCTCGCCTACGTCGTGAGCGGCGTGTGCGCGGGCCTCGCGGGCGTCGTCTTCACGGCCTACACGGGCGCGTCGTATCCGCTCAACGGCATGGGCACCGAGCTCGACACGATCGCCGCGGTCGTCATCGGCGGCACGCTGCTCACGGGCGGCTCCGGATTCGTCGTCGGCTCGATGATCGGCGTGCTCGTCTACGGCACCATCAAGACCGCCATCTCGTTCATGGGCGCCGACCAGTCGTGGACCCGCATCTCGGTCGGGCTCCTGCTGCTGCTCTTCGTCGTCGTGCAGCGTGTCATCGTCGCCCGCTCCGACCGCCGCTGA